The sequence TGTTTCTGAAAAGACTCAGGATGTTGTTTCAAATGTAAAAGCTAAAGTGTCTTCAGTTAAATCAGATTTAGGACATCACACAAAAAATGGAAATACAAAAGCTGAAAGTGAGAGTATTTATTCCTATACTGTTAATTTTGATGAAGAACAGTAGCATTTTGAAGTAAAAGGGATATACTGCTAAATAAATCATCTATTGATAGAAAAATTTCAGTGATTTGTGCGATTTTTCAGAAAATTCAGCTTAGTAAAAAAATTGTTTGTATTATATAATTGATATATAGAATATATATCATAAACAAAGCTACAATCACTGAAATTCTATATCTATTATAGATGTTAGAAAGAAGGGAAAAGTTTGAAGTTAACGCCAAGACAGCAAGTTATAGTCAATCTAGTGAGGGATGGACAACCAATAACAAGTGAAGCTCTTGCCGCTAAAGTAGGGGTTACCAGAGCAGCATTGCGACCAGATTTAGCTATATTAACCATGCTTGGAATTTTGGATGCACGTCCTAAGGTTGGATATATATATGTAGAAAAGCCATCTGAGAGCTTAGTTAAGCAATATATATCTAATATTAAGGTTGGAGAGATAATGTCAAAACCAGTTTTTATTAGTGAAGAGGTTACTGTTTATGATGCTATAGTCTTGATCTTTTTAAATGATGTTGGAACTATGTTTGTTGTAGATAGTGATCAATGTTTGATTGGAGCAGTTTCTAGAAAAGATTTCTTGAAGATTGCTATTGGAGGAACAGATATACATAAGGTACCAGTTGGTGTTATTATGACAAGAATGCCTAACATTATTTGGGCAGAATCAGAGGAAAGTGCATTTAGTGCAGCAAAAAAGATTATAACACATGAAATAGATTGTATTCCTGTAGTTGAAAGGGTAGCTTCTACAATGGAAAAAGAACAACTTAGAATAGTAGGAAAAATATCTAAAACTAATATAACTAAGTTATTTTTAAAGTTAGCAGATAATAATATATAAATATAGAAATTAAAACAATTGAAAAAATGTAAATGTTTTAAATGGTCAATAAGCTATTAACAAAGCTTTGCTTTGCTTTAATATAAATATAAATAAATTAAATCTAGTATTGAACGGAGGAGTATTGAGATGGAAAATAAGAAGTATGTATACCTTTTTAAAGAAGGTAGTGCATCAATGAAGAATCTCTTGGGAGGTAAGGGTGCCAATTTAGCAGAAATGACCTTATTAGGTATTCCAGTTCCACAAGGCTTTACAGTAACTACAGAAGCATGTAATAAGTACTATGATGATGGAAAGATGATTTCCAAGGAAATAATGGATGAAATTTCTGTTAAGATGGGTGAATTAGAAGAGATAACAGGAAAGAAATTTGGTAGTTTAGAGAATCCACTACTAGTATCAGTAAGATCTGGTGCAAGGGTATCAATGCCAGGAATGATGGATACTATTTTAAATTTAGGGTTAAATGATGAAACAGTTGAAGCTATGATTAAATTAACTAATAATCCTAGATTCGTATATGATTCATATAGAAGATTTATTCAGATGTTCTCAGATGTTGTTATGGGAATTGAGAAAAGATTATTTGAAGATAGAATTGATGAAATTAAAGCTGAAAAGGGTGTTAAGTTTGATACAGAATTAACTGCTGATGACTTAAAGGTTTTAATTCAAAGATACAAAGAATTATACAAAAAAGAAATGTCAAAGGACTTCCCACAAGATCCAAAGGAACAGTTAATTGAATCTATTACAGCAGTATTTAGATCATGGGATAACCCAAGAGCTATTGTATATAGAAGATTGAACGATATACCTGGAAACTGGGGAACAGCCGTAAATGTTCAACAAATGGTATTTGGTAATAAAGGAGAAACTTCTGGTACAGGAGTTGCATTCTCAAGAAACCCTGCTACAGGAGAAAAGAAGATTTATGGTGAATACTTAATGAATGCTCAAGGTGAAGATGTTGTTGCTGGTATAAGAACACCACAACCAATTTCTCAATTAGCAGAACAAAATGCTAAGATTTATGAGCAATTTGAATCAATAGTTCATACTCTAGAAAATCATTACAAAGATATGCAAGATATGGAATTCACTATAGAAGATGGAACATTATATTTCTTACAAACTAGAAATGGCAAGAGAACAGCTCAAGCTGCATTAAAGATTGCTGTTGATTTAGTTGAGGAAGGAATGCTTTCAAAAGAGGAAGCAATTTTAAAGGTTGAGCCAAAACAATTAGATTCAATACTTCACCCAACTTTTGCTCCAGAAGCATTAAAGAAGGCGGAATTAGTGGCAAAAGGCTTACCAGCTTCTCCAGGAGCAGCATGTGGTAAAGTTGCATTTACTGCAGAAGAAGCTAAGGAAAGAGCTGAAAATGGTGAAAAGGTAGTTTTAGTAAGACTTGAAACTTCACCAGAAGATATTGAAGGAATGATAGCAGCACAAGGTATCCTTACTGTAAGAGGTGGTATGACTTCTCATGCAGCAGTTGTTGCAAGAGGTATGGGAACTTGCTGTGTAGCTGGTTGTGGAGAGCTTAAAGTTAATGAAGCAAAGAAAACTTTAGAAGTTCAAGGTAAGGTTTTAACTACTAATGATTGGATTTCTATTGATGGTTCAACAGGAAATGTTTATGCTGAAGCTGTTAATACTGTTTCTCCAGAAATATCAGGTGACTTTGCAACATTTATGAAATGGGCAGATGAAATCAGAAAATTACAAGTAAGAACTAATGCAGATACCCCAAGAGATGCTAAGCAAGCAGTACAATTTGGTGCTGAAGGTGTTGGTCTATGTAGAACAGAGCATATGTTCTTTGCTGAAGATAGAATAGCTGCTGTTAGAGAAATGATAGTTTCTAAGAGCATAGAGCAAAGAAAGAAAGCATTAGAAAAATTACTTCCAATGCAAAAAGGTGATTTTATAGGAATTTTTGAGGCTCTTGAAGGTAGACCAGTTACTATAAGATTCTTGGATCCACCACTACATGAATTCTTACCAACAGCTGAGGAAGATATCCAAAACTTAGCTAAGGAAATGAATTTAACTTATGAAGACTTAAAGGAAACTATTGATGAACTTCATGAATTTAACCCTATGATGGGTCATAGAGGATGTCGTCTTGCAGTTTCTTATCCAGAAATAGCTGAAATGCAAACTAGAGCTGTTATTGAGGCTGCTATAGAGGTTAGAGAATCAAAGGGATATGAAATTATTCCTGAAATTATGATTCCT comes from Clostridium sp. TW13 and encodes:
- the ppdK gene encoding pyruvate, phosphate dikinase; this translates as MENKKYVYLFKEGSASMKNLLGGKGANLAEMTLLGIPVPQGFTVTTEACNKYYDDGKMISKEIMDEISVKMGELEEITGKKFGSLENPLLVSVRSGARVSMPGMMDTILNLGLNDETVEAMIKLTNNPRFVYDSYRRFIQMFSDVVMGIEKRLFEDRIDEIKAEKGVKFDTELTADDLKVLIQRYKELYKKEMSKDFPQDPKEQLIESITAVFRSWDNPRAIVYRRLNDIPGNWGTAVNVQQMVFGNKGETSGTGVAFSRNPATGEKKIYGEYLMNAQGEDVVAGIRTPQPISQLAEQNAKIYEQFESIVHTLENHYKDMQDMEFTIEDGTLYFLQTRNGKRTAQAALKIAVDLVEEGMLSKEEAILKVEPKQLDSILHPTFAPEALKKAELVAKGLPASPGAACGKVAFTAEEAKERAENGEKVVLVRLETSPEDIEGMIAAQGILTVRGGMTSHAAVVARGMGTCCVAGCGELKVNEAKKTLEVQGKVLTTNDWISIDGSTGNVYAEAVNTVSPEISGDFATFMKWADEIRKLQVRTNADTPRDAKQAVQFGAEGVGLCRTEHMFFAEDRIAAVREMIVSKSIEQRKKALEKLLPMQKGDFIGIFEALEGRPVTIRFLDPPLHEFLPTAEEDIQNLAKEMNLTYEDLKETIDELHEFNPMMGHRGCRLAVSYPEIAEMQTRAVIEAAIEVRESKGYEIIPEIMIPLVGEIKELKYVKDIVVRTAEAVLAEKNVKFDYHIGTMIEIPRAALTADAIAKEAEFFSFGTNDLTQMTFGFSRDDAAKFLKDYYEKKIYEQDPFAKLDQTGVGQLVQMAAEKGRSVRSNIKLGICGEHGGDPSSIEFCHNIGLNYVSCSPFRVPAARLAAAQAQVKNKR
- a CDS encoding helix-turn-helix transcriptional regulator, whose amino-acid sequence is MKLTPRQQVIVNLVRDGQPITSEALAAKVGVTRAALRPDLAILTMLGILDARPKVGYIYVEKPSESLVKQYISNIKVGEIMSKPVFISEEVTVYDAIVLIFLNDVGTMFVVDSDQCLIGAVSRKDFLKIAIGGTDIHKVPVGVIMTRMPNIIWAESEESAFSAAKKIITHEIDCIPVVERVASTMEKEQLRIVGKISKTNITKLFLKLADNNI